One segment of Babylonia areolata isolate BAREFJ2019XMU chromosome 24, ASM4173473v1, whole genome shotgun sequence DNA contains the following:
- the LOC143298546 gene encoding uncharacterized protein LOC143298546 encodes MATGHVLPGYGDPISRLRRVQSAGYPLGKRTLLKIAQETRLEQTEMDAIRQNARRLWSYKDCHETTYDDQYAERPADGLVTVRPTSPTRRNKPHPLPVFLTNRLHYIPGYQNADTTVGKDAYKVDASVLPEEREQRTSVRKKYIGRPDSAMVSPYRDPFGVRDHLDDRSAQAAEAWLKIADDKDRGNVMHVIEKYKAAEGARCQKAGISPRPATAYPSTHRWMRYAGAKEADAVGRIVQMIDSDPDKGYAAPEPAPTLLSLRRRDIAATANVRIQRPKPSRGDFLMHPDWPPSIYHHRIP; translated from the exons ATGGCGACGGGTCACGTTTTACCCGGGTATGGTGATCCCATTTCCAGACTACGACGTGTCCAGTCTGCAGGATATCCATTAGGCAAACGAACGTTGCTGAAGATCGCACAGGAAACTCGTCTCGAACAGACTGAAATGGACGCAATCCGGCAGAACGCCCGGCGTCTATGGTCGTACAAGGACTGCCACGAAACAACCTACGATGACCAGTACGCCGAGAGGCCGGCTGACGGGCTGGTGACCGTGAGGCCTACCTCACCAACCCGCCGAAACAAACCTCACCCGCTTcc ggtgttcCTGACCAATCGTCTCCACTACATCCCTGGGTATCAGAATGCAGACACCACAGTGGGCAAAGATGCTTACAAAG tggaTGCCAGTGTACTGCCGGAGGAAAGAGAGCAGAGAACATCAGTCCGCAAGAAGTACATCGGACGTCCTGACAGTGCCATGGTCAGCCCCTACAGAGATCCtttt GGAGTCAGAGATCACCTGGATGACCGATCTGCCCAGGCCGCTGAGGCATGGCTGAAGATAGCGGATGACAAAG accGCGGTAATGTGATGCATGTCATAGAAAAGTACAAAGCTGCTGAAGGTGCCCGCTGTCAG AAGGCAGGGATCAGTCCTAGACCAGCCACGGCCTACCCCTCCACGCACCGCTGGATGCGCTATGCTGGGGCCAAGG AGGCAGATGCTGTGGGGAGGATCGTTCAGATGATTGACTCAGACCCTGACAAGGGCTACGCAGCCCCTGAACCCGCCCCCACCCTGCTCTCACTGCGCAGACGTGACATTGCTGCCACCGCCAACGTCCGCATCCAGCGGCCCAAGCCCAGCCGTGGGGATTTCTTGATGCACCCCGACTGGCCCCCATCCATCTACCATCACAGGATCCCTTAA